Proteins encoded together in one Telopea speciosissima isolate NSW1024214 ecotype Mountain lineage chromosome 4, Tspe_v1, whole genome shotgun sequence window:
- the LOC122657630 gene encoding receptor-like cytosolic serine/threonine-protein kinase RBK2 isoform X2, with protein sequence MDDVVRESFDSPPSGHGSCFNAVAGKTPESKVFPAGDRKAVPRLLVSVSAKDLASLDMGKENEEWFSPRGVLEDCLRSIETRTGSSKASTSGAEIQPRATSHWQGLCRLLKARTLKRFYSFPSVSVLSRRKGRRVRENQRQIINPPGEYDFCYLKPSWRNFTLSELQIATNNFSSENLIGKGGYAEVYKGCLQNGQLIAIKRLTRGTSEERTAAFLSELGIIVHVNHPNTAKLIGYGVEGGMHLVLELSPHGSLSSLLHGSEEKLEWGIRYKIALGSAEGLLYLHEICQKRIIHRDIKAANILLTQDFEPQICDFGLSKWLPGQWTHRTVSKFEGTFGYLAPEYFMHGIVDEKTDVFAFGVLLLELITGRRALDNSQQSLVMWAKPLIDRNDTMELVDPSLANDYDPLLMSHAISTASLCTQNSSLLRPRMSQVVQLLRGDEGISKSSKQCQRPSHQRTYSEELHDAEEYNSTRYLNDLTRHKQIALEF encoded by the exons ATGGACGATGTCGTTCGAGAATCTTTTGATTCTCCTCCAAG CGGTCATGGTAGCTGTTTCAATGCCGTCGCCGGAAAAACCCCAGAAAGTAAGGTCTTTCCGGCTGGAGATAGAAAGGCAGTTCCTCGGCTTCTTGTTTCTGTCTCTGCTAAAG ACCTAGCATCTTTAGATATGGGGAAGGAAAATGAAGAGTGGTTCTCTCCTAGAGGAGTCCTTGAAGATTGCTTAAGGAGCATAGAAACACGGACGGGTTCTTCAAAGGCCAGCACCTCTGGAGCTGAAATTCAACCTAGGGCCACTTCTCATTGGCAGGGATTATGCCGTTTATTGAAAGCTAGAACCTTGAAGCGCTTTTACAGTTTTCCTTCTGTTAGTGTTCTTTCCAGAAGAAAAGGCAGACGTGTTAGAGAAAATCAGCGCCAAATAATCAATCCACCTGGAGAATATGATTTCTGCTATCTAAAACCATCCTGGAGGAACTTTACACTTTCAGAACTCCAAATTGCAACTAACAATTTCAGCTCTG AGAATTTGATTGGTAAAGGTGGTTATGCGGAAGTATATAAGGGGTGTTTGCAAAATGGGCAGCTTATAGCAATTAAGCGACTGACACGAGGAACTTCAGAAGAAAGAACGGCAGCTTTTTTATCTGAGCTTGGAATCATAGTTCATGTAAACCATCCTAATACTGCTAAATTGATAGGATATGGAGTTGAAGGAGGAATGCACCTTGTTCTTGAATTGTCTCCACATGGGAGCTTATCATCTCTACTTCATG GTTCAGAAGAGAAATTAGAATGGGGGATCAGGTATAAGATTGCTTTAGGGTCAGCTGAGGGTCTCCTGTATCTTCATGAGATTTGTCAAAAGCGAATCATCCACAGGGATATCAAGGCTGCTAATATTTTGCTTACACAAGATTTTGAGCCTCAG ATTTGTGATTTTGGGCTCTCAAAGTGGTTACCCGGACAATGGACTCACCGTACTGTATCAAAATTTGAAGGCACATTTGG CTATCTTGCTCCTGAATACTTTATGCATGGCATAGTAGATGAGAAGACTGATGTCTTTGCTTTTGGGGTGCTACTGTTAGAGCTCATTACTGGGCGCCGAGCTTTGGATAACTCGCAGCAAAGTCTAGTCATGTGG GCAAAGCCTTTGATCGATAGGAATGATACAATGGAGCTTGTTGATCCTTCTCTTGCTAATGACTACGACCCACTGCTGATGAGTCATGCAATTTCGACAGCTTCTTTGTGCACCCAAAACTCTTCGCTTCTACGGCCTAGAATGAG TCAGGTTGTACAACTTCTAAGAGGTGATGAAGGCATTTCGAAAAGCTCAAAACAATGTCAAAGACCATCCCATCAAAGGACCTACTCAGAGGAGCTGCATGATGCTGAAGAATACAACTCAACAAGGTATCTGAATGATCTTACTCGACATAAGCAGATTGCTTTGGAGTTCTGA
- the LOC122657630 gene encoding receptor-like cytosolic serine/threonine-protein kinase RBK2 isoform X1: MDDVVRESFDSPPSGHGSCFNAVAGKTPESKVFPAGDRKAVPRLLVSVSAKDLASLDMGKENEEWFSPRGVLEDCLRSIETRTGSSKASTSGAEIQPRATSHWQGLCRLLKARTLKRFYSFPSVSVLSRRKGRRVRENQRQIINPPGEYDFCYLKPSWRNFTLSELQIATNNFSSENLIGKGGYAEVYKGCLQNGQLIAIKRLTRGTSEERTAAFLSELGIIVHVNHPNTAKLIGYGVEGGMHLVLELSPHGSLSSLLHGSEEKLEWGIRYKIALGSAEGLLYLHEICQKRIIHRDIKAANILLTQDFEPQICDFGLSKWLPGQWTHRTVSKFEGTFGYLAPEYFMHGIVDEKTDVFAFGVLLLELITGRRALDNSQQSLVMWAKPLIDRNDTMELVDPSLANDYDPLLMSHAISTASLCTQNSSLLRPRMSQVVQLLRGDEGISKSSKQCQRPSHQRTYSEELHDAEEYNSTRYLNDLTRHKQIALEF, encoded by the exons ATGGACGATGTCGTTCGAGAATCTTTTGATTCTCCTCCAAG CGGTCATGGTAGCTGTTTCAATGCCGTCGCCGGAAAAACCCCAGAAAGTAAGGTCTTTCCGGCTGGAGATAGAAAGGCAGTTCCTCGGCTTCTTGTTTCTGTCTCTGCTAAAG ACCTAGCATCTTTAGATATGGGGAAGGAAAATGAAGAGTGGTTCTCTCCTAGAGGAGTCCTTGAAGATTGCTTAAGGAGCATAGAAACACGGACGGGTTCTTCAAAGGCCAGCACCTCTGGAGCTGAAATTCAACCTAGGGCCACTTCTCATTGGCAGGGATTATGCCGTTTATTGAAAGCTAGAACCTTGAAGCGCTTTTACAGTTTTCCTTCTGTTAGTGTTCTTTCCAGAAGAAAAGGCAGACGTGTTAGAGAAAATCAGCGCCAAATAATCAATCCACCTGGAGAATATGATTTCTGCTATCTAAAACCATCCTGGAGGAACTTTACACTTTCAGAACTCCAAATTGCAACTAACAATTTCAGCTCTG AGAATTTGATTGGTAAAGGTGGTTATGCGGAAGTATATAAGGGGTGTTTGCAAAATGGGCAGCTTATAGCAATTAAGCGACTGACACGAGGAACTTCAGAAGAAAGAACGGCAGCTTTTTTATCTGAGCTTGGAATCATAGTTCATGTAAACCATCCTAATACTGCTAAATTGATAGGATATGGAGTTGAAGGAGGAATGCACCTTGTTCTTGAATTGTCTCCACATGGGAGCTTATCATCTCTACTTCATG GTTCAGAAGAGAAATTAGAATGGGGGATCAGGTATAAGATTGCTTTAGGGTCAGCTGAGGGTCTCCTGTATCTTCATGAGATTTGTCAAAAGCGAATCATCCACAGGGATATCAAGGCTGCTAATATTTTGCTTACACAAGATTTTGAGCCTCAG ATTTGTGATTTTGGGCTCTCAAAGTGGTTACCCGGACAATGGACTCACCGTACTGTATCAAAATTTGAAGGCACATTTGG CTATCTTGCTCCTGAATACTTTATGCATGGCATAGTAGATGAGAAGACTGATGTCTTTGCTTTTGGGGTGCTACTGTTAGAGCTCATTACTGGGCGCCGAGCTTTGGATAACTCGCAGCAAAGTCTAGTCATGTGG GCAAAGCCTTTGATCGATAGGAATGATACAATGGAGCTTGTTGATCCTTCTCTTGCTAATGACTACGACCCACTGCTGATGAGTCATGCAATTTCGACAGCTTCTTTGTGCACCCAAAACTCTTCGCTTCTACGGCCTAGAATGAGTCAG GTTGTACAACTTCTAAGAGGTGATGAAGGCATTTCGAAAAGCTCAAAACAATGTCAAAGACCATCCCATCAAAGGACCTACTCAGAGGAGCTGCATGATGCTGAAGAATACAACTCAACAAGGTATCTGAATGATCTTACTCGACATAAGCAGATTGCTTTGGAGTTCTGA